agtcttttataaaataaaacacaaatatacgaaatatgacatttactaaatatttctcaattgaaaaaaaaaaagaaaataaaccggcgctttgaaagcgcggatcaaaatctagtactcATTAATCACAAGACTtattgatattatatttttatcacatactatttttattttaagcttATTTTATTCTAATTATTGATTTccaattatataaatatgatatattatacTGCAGTCCATGTTTACTAGAAAGTACAGAATGTGCTggatttttctctaaaataatttttaattaatagtttCGAACTCTAGTAATTATCTGCCAACATTAGTAGTACATTGGTTTATATTACGATTGAAAGTTCAAATCCACATAATGTATATATTGTTAAAGAACAAATTTACTCATCATATAGGTTTCCAGCGTTCAATTCCCATAGAAACAATTCCGATagtttacaccaaaaaaaaaaaaacaattccgATAGTCAACATACTTATATAGCACCGCTTACAGACTGATTATCACTAATTGGAATCCTTTTCCATATCACGAATTGGAACCTTAAGAAGTTGACACAATTACCTACATATATAATTGAAGTATTATTTTATGCGATCCCAATGGCAGAAGAGACCAAAAATAAACAGCAATGAAGgtgaaaaaaaatttctaatacATTACGACCAGATCAATGTGGAACATGCAAATACAGAGGATCCACGTTATAGATCAACGCTTCATTTGTTGTCCAAGTTAAAATCAATACGcaataaacaaaaaagatttaCAGCTTTTCTGTCACATCGaatgtaatattttagttttcagaTGTCACACTCTGATGAGTCGTACATTGTTGGGAGCTAACAATTCATACAAATAatgattctttaaaaaaatgaatcatTTATCTGTATGAATTGTTCCCCACCAATGTACATGAATTCACAAGTGATCATGTGGCTTAATTATATATTAGCTCATACTTTTTACATAGAACGTACGCACAATGGTTGGATGTACAGCAAAATTGGGGTAATAAGATGAAGACATTTAGGAGAAATTTGCTATAAAATAACGTTAAATcactattaaaaagaaaaagggtTATAATCAAGAGACAGATGGGGTAAGTGCAACGGGAGATGAACATGGCGTTGTGAGAGGGCACGTGATAGTTTACTATTAGTGCTTTGTCACTTCCTCACGCATCTTTTTGTGCCCTACCAATTACTTCTCCTCTACTACTACTCCACTGCTCCCTCTGTATTTTAATGttacatattctagatttttcacacattttaataaaacacattaaatttgcatatttttttgtgtttatctttgtttcgtaattttaagccaataacAATTCAGTAAatgcaattaagttttttgaaatttgcaattagttaataaaacatgtcttgaaaatgtaaaaaatagatttttttaaaacaattttttttcctaaaatatgtaatattaaggAACAGGGGGAGTATATTACAAATAAATACtccattaatttttttcaaaaattcaataATCATTACATTTATCCAtgttttttctagttttgttacaagctggtaattttatttttctttgcgCAAAGCAAGttgagaaataatatataacgtTCTTTCTTTTAATACTAATAGATAGATCTATATATAAGACCTAAAGAAACATAGACAACGGTCTTATTCTTGGTAGAGTTCGTGCTCCCAAATCATTCAACATCTCCGACCACGTGTATCCACCTCAAACGGATCTTAAGACatgctttttgtttttgttattcatttttatagtatttgtttttgtattttgtcCCAAGTACAAACTAACTACCAACTATTATTTTTATACCAAGTATTTATTTCGTTTATACAAGTAGCTAGATGTTCTGTAAAGATAGATCCAGTGATTTTTCAATTTGAACTTTCATATGATTCATGTTTTAAATGATCAACTTTATGATATACATGGTGTGTTCATAGTGCTTGGTGGTCATCAAAATAAAGTAAGGTTTAGGTAAGAAGATCTGATCCTCCTGACATTGTTATCAGATATCTTGGTGGATTGACAGGTCAAACTTTGTTCTTTACagcataataattttaaaaagacaaaagaaacaCTTCACTATAATCTCATGTTTTATGAAGTATAGATAGCCTGATTAAATAATTCTTGGGGACCAAATATCATTCCAAAGGCCCATCTCCAAATATGTGGGCATAGAATGGACTTGATTAAGAGCATGACCATTTATCATTCCAAGGGCCTATCTTATTTATTCAACCTCTAGCCCAAGTAGAGGGTTCTGGTGCTGCACAGAACTTGCtaaacaaacatatatacatattactTGGAGTCAAAGTTTCTTCAGGGGACACAATACTAAGCTTAAAGACACAGACTGTAtacaagatccagattcagacaACTTTACtctaaagcaaaaagatcaacATCTATCTATAACTTCAGCCTATATAAACTAAACCCTTCTCTTCCAAATACTCCATCAACTAACAAAGTACAAACTTCTAGTTACCCTAATGGCTCTCTCTTCTCCTACAAGAATCCTCTGTTTTGCTCTTGCCTTATCTGCTGCATCTATCTCCCTCTGTTTCGCTGCTTCCAACGACTTCTCCATCGTTGGATACTCCCCCGAGGATTTGGAGTCTCATGACAAACTCATCGAACTCTTCGAAAACTGGATCTCCAACTTCGAGAAAGCTTACGAGACCGTTGAAGAGAAGTTGCGTAGGTTCGAAGTTTTCAAAGATAACCTGAAGCACATCGATGAGACTAACAAGAAAGCGAAAAGCTATTGGCTTGGTCTCAACGAGTTTGCGGATTTGAGCCACGAAGAATTCAAGAATAAGTACTTGGGGCTCAAGACTGATATAGCGAGACGCCAAGAAGAAAGATCTTACCAAGAGTTTGTTTATAAGGACGTTGACGTTGAGGCTTTTCCTAAATCAGTTGACTGGAGAAAGAAAGGAGCTGTGAGCTATGTCAAGAACCAGGGCTCTTGCGGTAACTCACATCTTGGACTCTGAtgtgttatagttttaaaattttcatttaaattttaatattttttttttgaattgttacGCAGGAAGTTGTTGGGCGTTTTCGACAGTAGCTGCAGTGGAAGGTATAAACAAGATTGTGACAGGGAACTTGACAACATTGTCTGAACAAGAACTCATAGACTGTGACACAACCTACAACAATGGCTGCAACGGTGGTCTCATGGACTATGCTTTTGAATACATTGTCAAGAACGGGGGCCTTCGCAAGGAAGAGGATTATCCTTACTCCATGGAAGAAGGAACTTGCGAGACTCAAAAGGATGAATCTGAAATGGTGACTATCAGTGGGCACCAAGATGTACCTATAAACGATGAGAAAAGTCTCTTGAAGGCATTGGCTCATCAACCTCTCAGTGTGGCCATTGATGCCTCTGGTAGAGAGTTCCAGTTCTACAGCGGTGTAAGTACATTATTAAACACATGATcaagtaaataattaatcttCTTGATGTTTGAATCATTTTGTTTTGGTATATTAAGGGTGTCTTTGATGGACGGTGCGGGGTTGATTTGGACCACGGTGTGGCTGCGGTTGGGTATGGATCAAGCAAGGGTTCGGATTACATCATTGTCAAGAATTCTTGGGGACCAACATGGGGAGAGAAGGGCTACATCAGGATGAAGAGGAACACTGGTAAACCAGAGGGGCTCTGTGGAATCAACAAGATGGCTTCTTTCCCCACCAAAACTAAGTGATGAAATCATTTTATCTTATCTGCATTTGATCATTATCTTCATATCAATATGAATATTCATTGTCATGAAATTGTCAATTTATTTGTGTTTCCTTTTGAATTATGAATAGAAATGTTGTAAGAACTATGAGAAATAATAAACTGAATATAATAGtatgatttaaaaaatagaaaccatAATCAAACTGAAGAAAAACAAAGGAAGACTAGGTTGAACAGTTTCATGGGTAGAAAGtacataaagaaaacaaaagaaacgtACATTAAACAGTTTCCTGGGTCAGAagtaattgtaaaaataaatacaaaagtgGTTTCCTTTGTCTACTAAACTTGAACCGAACATGAGTTTGGTATCTCGGTCATCATTGTGTCTGAAGCAAAGTGCTTTCCGATGATTGTCCGTCAACAATATGTGGCTCATCTTCACTCTCATCATTGTTAACTTGTTCTTGTTGGTGCTCATTCTCCTCTAACGATCTTCCCATAGTTTCCTTGGTGAAGAAATACGTCACGAATATTCCAGCAATGCAAACTCCACCAAGTATCAAGAAAGCAGCTCTCATACGGTTCATATTATCGCCATCGTCTGCCTTCTCCGTAGCCCACAAGAACCCAACAGTGCCCACAATAGCCCCAAGCTTACCCGCGGCTCCAGATATCCCGTGACATGTCGACCTAAACCTAGCCGGAAAAAGCTCAGCGGGTATGATAAAAGTTGTAGTGTTGGGACCAaagttagaaaagaaaaaaaccaaaCCGTAGAGAACCATAAAGCCTTTCTTTGTCTGCTCATGCTTCGACCAGTACCAAGTGTACGGTATCCCTGCGACCAAATACACAACGGCCATGAAGAAAAACCCCATCATCTGGATTTTAACCCGACCTATCTTGTCGATGAAGTAAACTGTGAACCAATAACCGGGAATGGTGGAGCAAGCGGCTATGATGGCTCCTAGTTCCGCCACTCTGAAGGCTGCGTCGTAGACATTCTCAGCGGTGGAGGAAGAAGGTTTATccgagtagtgactgaagattTGGGAGAGGAGGAGGTTGCTTGTGTAGAAAACAACGTCTACTAGGAACCAATTAACAGATGCGGCAAAGAGGTCGCGGCCGTGGAGGCGGAGGAAGCGAAGGGAGAAGAGTGTGTATGAAGGCGgcaaaggaggaggaggaggtggtggtgtcTCCGTCGTTGTTTCATCAGAGATATCATCAGTTATTGACATGACTCTTTCCATGTCTTTTGCTGCTTGGACTATGTTGTTTTCCACAAGTGCTGTGTATCTGCATGCATCAGTACAACTTTTAATTAATAACCCATAATTTATGTAAGATTTTCTATActttcaaaatctagtttttgttattttgactttttatttattttctaatgaaTGCCGTAGAGACTAGAGTGTTGGAAGAACTGGAGTACGTGTGGggataattttaaatacttgaaatGAAAACTAATCAATGGATTAGCTGGATCTTATACCTGaggtatataaaaatattagatgaAAGAAATAATAGAGGATTTATAAATAGTGTAAATATATGATTGG
The window above is part of the Brassica napus cultivar Da-Ae chromosome C8, Da-Ae, whole genome shotgun sequence genome. Proteins encoded here:
- the LOC106449663 gene encoding probable inorganic phosphate transporter 1-8 is translated as MPIKVLSSLDAARIQWYHFKAIIVAGMGLFTDAYDLFCIAPVMKMISHVYYHGDSINTAVLSTSYAIALLGTATGQLVFGYLGDRVGRRRVYGLCLVIMIISSFGCGFSVCTTRRSCVMVSLGFFRFILGLGIGGDYPLSATIMSEFANKRTRGAFIAAVFSMQGLGILVSSAVTMAVCVAFKRGGGGGSLDEEEAPPEADVAWRLILMIGALPAALTFYWRMLMPETARYTALVENNIVQAAKDMERVMSITDDISDETTTETPPPPPPPLPPSYTLFSLRFLRLHGRDLFAASVNWFLVDVVFYTSNLLLSQIFSHYSDKPSSSTAENVYDAAFRVAELGAIIAACSTIPGYWFTVYFIDKIGRVKIQMMGFFFMAVVYLVAGIPYTWYWSKHEQTKKGFMVLYGLVFFFSNFGPNTTTFIIPAELFPARFRSTCHGISGAAGKLGAIVGTVGFLWATEKADDGDNMNRMRAAFLILGGVCIAGIFVTYFFTKETMGRSLEENEHQQEQVNNDESEDEPHIVDGQSSESTLLQTQ
- the LOC106446232 gene encoding cysteine protease XCP2 — its product is MALSSPTRILCFALALSAASISLCFAASNDFSIVGYSPEDLESHDKLIELFENWISNFEKAYETVEEKLRRFEVFKDNLKHIDETNKKAKSYWLGLNEFADLSHEEFKNKYLGLKTDIARRQEERSYQEFVYKDVDVEAFPKSVDWRKKGAVSYVKNQGSCGSCWAFSTVAAVEGINKIVTGNLTTLSEQELIDCDTTYNNGCNGGLMDYAFEYIVKNGGLRKEEDYPYSMEEGTCETQKDESEMVTISGHQDVPINDEKSLLKALAHQPLSVAIDASGREFQFYSGGVFDGRCGVDLDHGVAAVGYGSSKGSDYIIVKNSWGPTWGEKGYIRMKRNTGKPEGLCGINKMASFPTKTK